GCCGCGGCAGCCTTCCGCGGCGGCGCTGCAGGCGATCGCGCAGGCTGCCGGCCCGGGCGTGCGGGTCGGATTCGCGGCTGGCGATCCAGCCGAACTGCAGCGGCACCGCGCCATCGCCGCCGAAGCCTGGCGCATCGAGCTGCAAACGCCCCGCACCATCCTCGAATCGCTGCGCTGGATGCGCATCGGCCCTTCCGAGATCGCGCAACACCGCGACGGCCTCTCCATCAACGAGCCGATGGTGCGCCTGGCCGATGCCGTCGGACTGTTCGACCGCAGCCGCGCGCCGGCGCCCGGCAGCCGCGTCACCCGCCAACAGATCGAGGATTTCAACGCGAAGCTGCAGGCCACGCCATCCTTCTTCTGGCTGGTGACGGCGGGCAACGACCGCCGCACCCAAGTCAACGCCGGCCGCGCCTACGCTCGGGCCCAGCTGGCCGCCACCGCGCAGGGTCTGGCGATGCAGCCGCTCTCGCAGGCCCTGCAGGAGTATCCGGAACAAGCCGGGCCATATGCGGCCATTCACGCTCTGCTGGGCGCGCAACCCCTGCACGAAACAGTGCAGATGTGGGCCCGCCTGGGCTACGGGCCTGACATCGCGCCGGCGCCGCGACGCGGGCTCGAGGCGCAGCTTTTGCGCGCCTGAAGCTCAGGGGCGCACCCAGCCAGGTTTCCGCTTGACCCTGTTCGTATGACGACTATCATATGACGGGCATCATATTTCGGCGTAGACTGCCGCCATGGAAACCAAAACCGCCATCCCCAGCCGCAAGCAGCAGACGCACGACCGGATCTTGGACACGGCCGCGCGCGCGCTGCGCGATACAGGCTTCTACGGCATAGGCGTGGCGGACATCATGAAAAAAGCCGGGCTGACGCACGGCGGCTTCTACGCGCACTTCCCCTCGCGCGAGGCTTTGCTGGCGGAAGCGCTGGAGCGTGCCGGCGCGGACAGCCGGCTGCGTTTGCAAAAGTCGATCGCGGCCGCTGAGGCCAAGGGCATGAGCCGTTTCCGGGCGCTGGTCGAGAGCTACCTCTCCGATAGACACCTGAAGGCGCCGGATTCCGGCTGCCCTGTGGCCGCCCTCGCCTCGGAGATGCCGCGGCAGTCGGACCTGGTGCGAGAGGCGGCTGCGCATCGCGTGCAGTCCCTGGTCGCCTACGTGCAAGAGTGCCTGCCACCCGCTCACGATACGGACACCGCAGCCGTAGTGACGAGCCAGCTCGCAGGGGCTCTTCAGCTGGCCCGCACGCTCGGCGACAACGCCCGAGGCCGCAAACACTTGGCGGCCGTGCGCCGCTTCCTGCTGGAGCAATTCGACTAAATCAAAACGCGCGCTGCCAGGACGCGAGTTACCTACGGCCACGAATATGACGAACATCATATGAACCAGGAAAACACCATGCAAATCGCCAACGCCACCGTTCTGATCACCGGGGCCAACCGGGGCATTGGCCTCGCCTTCGCGCGCGGGGCCCTCGCCCGAGGGGCGCGCCTCGTCTATGCGGCCGCCCGCTACGATGGCCTCGAGGCGGGGCTGGCGGAAGTGCTCGCCGACGAAACCACGCGCCAGACGAAGCAGTCGCTGGCGAGCGCCCAGGCCGCTTACCTCGCAGCATCATGAGCGCCGCCGCCCTGCCCGCATCGGCCGCGACGCAGCGCATGCTGCGCGGTCCGGTCTTGCCTACCCTGCTGGGTCTTGCCACGCCCAATGTGCTGGGCCTGTTCGCCAATACCGTGGTGATCGGCTTCGACGGCTACATCGTCGGCCGGCTCGGACCGGAAGCGCTGGCGGGTGTGGCCGTGGTGCTGCCGCTGGCCATGTTGATGTTGCAGATGTCGGCGGGCGGTCTCGGCGGCAGCACGACTTCCGTGGTTGCGCGCGCGCTGGGTGCCGGCGACACACACCAGGCAACGCGCCTCGCGCAGCACGCGCTGCTGCTGGGGATCGGAGCAGCGCTGCTGTTCACGTTGCTGTTTTCCGGTCCTGCGGCGTATGTCTTGCTGGGCGCCCGCGGCGGCGTGCTGGCGCAGGCGGCGAGCTATGCAGGCGTGCTGTTCGCCGGCGCGGTGGCGATCTGGTCGGTGAACGTGCTGGCCGGCATCGCACGCGGCACGGGGCAGATGGGCGCGACGGCGCTCGCGCTGGTCGCGACCACGGCGATGCACCTCACGCTGTGCCCAC
Above is a window of Ramlibacter tataouinensis DNA encoding:
- a CDS encoding Acg family FMN-binding oxidoreductase; amino-acid sequence: MDRRNFIRIAGGGVVFAAAAGCSSGSSAMPESATVAWREPGAGEADPRRWALAHAILAPHSHNLQSWIADLRTPGEIVLHCDLQRLLPQTDPQARQIMMSHGTFLELLDLAARERGQRAEVVLFPQGEFGPEWPDQRPVARIRLHEAPGIARDPLFTQIPRRRTNREAYAPRQPSAAALQAIAQAAGPGVRVGFAAGDPAELQRHRAIAAEAWRIELQTPRTILESLRWMRIGPSEIAQHRDGLSINEPMVRLADAVGLFDRSRAPAPGSRVTRQQIEDFNAKLQATPSFFWLVTAGNDRRTQVNAGRAYARAQLAATAQGLAMQPLSQALQEYPEQAGPYAAIHALLGAQPLHETVQMWARLGYGPDIAPAPRRGLEAQLLRA
- a CDS encoding TetR/AcrR family transcriptional regulator, which codes for METKTAIPSRKQQTHDRILDTAARALRDTGFYGIGVADIMKKAGLTHGGFYAHFPSREALLAEALERAGADSRLRLQKSIAAAEAKGMSRFRALVESYLSDRHLKAPDSGCPVAALASEMPRQSDLVREAAAHRVQSLVAYVQECLPPAHDTDTAAVVTSQLAGALQLARTLGDNARGRKHLAAVRRFLLEQFD